One stretch of Pontiella desulfatans DNA includes these proteins:
- the bamE gene encoding outer membrane protein assembly factor BamE domain-containing protein, translated as MKTMSLMLATVVLFLAGCATTFRPWKLSDVQEGMAKDEVVKILGQPDYTEERDDAEYFYYTYREEPAPAPEASMETNEEIERRIGQLNRTLKESKYEVMLVEGKVVNYKEL; from the coding sequence ATGAAAACAATGAGCTTGATGCTGGCCACCGTGGTGCTGTTCCTTGCCGGATGCGCAACCACGTTCAGACCTTGGAAACTCAGCGATGTCCAGGAGGGCATGGCGAAGGACGAGGTCGTCAAAATCCTTGGACAACCGGACTACACGGAAGAGCGGGATGACGCAGAATATTTCTACTACACCTATAGGGAAGAGCCGGCTCCCGCCCCCGAAGCTTCGATGGAGACCAACGAAGAGATCGAGCGCCGCATCGGGCAGCTCAACCGCACCCTCAAGGAATCGAAATACGAGGTGATGCTGGTGGAGGGCAAGGTGGTGAACTACAAGGAACTCTAA
- the ftsH gene encoding ATP-dependent zinc metalloprotease FtsH: MADDKQQKEPKGNKPGKKGPPPMPMRGLAISFLMMAVFLTVLHLFSNNSQKSNEIEYTDFVNMVKNGRVSKVDIAHDGAGNHYVSGESMDINESGTTQFRTEIILTEKLMEMLEDNGVQVKVKRPKTMLVSILANIVPFILIFGIIYFIFIRQMKNAGRGAMSFGKSRAKLLTQDKNKITFKDVAGVDEAKEELAEVVEFLKDPKRFQKLGGKMPKGVLLSGSPGTGKTLLAKAVAGEADVPFFTISGSDFVEMFVGIGASRVRDMFEQGKKNAPCIIFIDEIDAVGRSRFSGIGGGHDEREQTLNALLVEMDGFDTQEGIIIVAATNRPDVLDPALLRPGRFDRQVVVDLPTLEGREQILKIHSRNVRLSDQVDLKRSARGTPGFSGADLANLVNEAALLASRRGADFVEQEDMEEARDKVMWGRERRSHVLDPEEKKLTAYHEAGHAIAMYKTPECEPIHKVTIIPRGRALGATMSLPEKDRYTQSQKRLEADLVALMGGRAAEEMIFEDVTTGAHNDIERSTMIARAMVCEYGMSKLLGPQNLGSHNQPVFLGQGISGAHEHSEETSQKIDQEVQRILAEAYDKCMKILTDNREQLVALSELLIEREVLDFAEVDSIMKTGKLPEGSEKTEPPPIEEAAADSEAEPKSEAETE; the protein is encoded by the coding sequence ATGGCAGATGACAAGCAACAGAAGGAACCCAAGGGAAACAAACCAGGCAAGAAGGGGCCGCCGCCGATGCCGATGCGCGGATTGGCGATCTCGTTCCTGATGATGGCCGTATTCCTGACCGTCCTGCACCTTTTCTCGAACAACTCGCAGAAGTCGAACGAGATCGAATATACCGATTTCGTGAACATGGTTAAGAACGGCCGGGTATCGAAAGTGGACATTGCCCACGACGGGGCCGGCAACCACTATGTTTCCGGCGAGTCGATGGACATCAACGAATCCGGCACCACCCAGTTCCGCACGGAAATCATCCTGACGGAAAAGCTGATGGAGATGCTGGAGGACAATGGAGTCCAGGTGAAGGTGAAGCGCCCGAAGACCATGCTGGTCTCGATTCTCGCCAACATCGTTCCGTTCATCCTGATTTTCGGCATCATTTATTTCATCTTCATCCGCCAGATGAAGAATGCGGGGCGCGGGGCGATGAGCTTCGGCAAGAGCCGCGCCAAGCTGCTGACGCAGGACAAGAACAAGATTACGTTCAAGGATGTGGCCGGCGTTGACGAAGCCAAGGAGGAGCTGGCGGAAGTGGTCGAATTCCTGAAAGACCCGAAGCGGTTCCAGAAACTCGGCGGAAAAATGCCCAAAGGCGTGTTGCTCTCCGGTTCGCCGGGAACCGGAAAGACGTTGCTGGCCAAAGCCGTCGCCGGCGAGGCCGACGTGCCCTTCTTCACCATCAGCGGCTCCGACTTTGTTGAAATGTTTGTCGGGATCGGCGCCTCCCGCGTGCGCGACATGTTTGAACAGGGGAAGAAAAACGCCCCGTGCATCATCTTCATCGACGAAATCGATGCCGTTGGCCGCAGCCGTTTCAGCGGCATTGGCGGGGGGCACGACGAACGCGAGCAGACGCTCAACGCCCTGCTGGTCGAGATGGACGGCTTCGACACGCAGGAAGGCATCATTATCGTGGCGGCCACGAACCGTCCCGACGTGCTCGACCCCGCCCTGTTGCGCCCGGGCCGCTTCGACCGCCAGGTGGTGGTTGACCTGCCGACGCTCGAAGGCCGCGAACAGATCCTGAAAATCCATTCCCGCAACGTCCGCCTCTCGGACCAGGTCGATCTGAAGCGCTCGGCGCGCGGAACGCCGGGCTTCTCGGGGGCCGACCTGGCCAACCTGGTGAACGAAGCCGCCCTGCTGGCCTCGCGGCGCGGCGCCGACTTTGTTGAGCAAGAGGATATGGAAGAAGCACGCGACAAGGTGATGTGGGGCCGCGAGCGCCGCAGCCATGTGCTGGATCCGGAAGAGAAGAAGCTGACGGCCTACCACGAGGCCGGCCACGCCATTGCGATGTACAAGACCCCGGAATGCGAGCCGATCCACAAGGTTACGATCATCCCGCGCGGCCGGGCGCTGGGCGCCACGATGTCGCTGCCGGAAAAGGACCGCTACACGCAGAGCCAAAAGCGGCTTGAAGCCGACCTGGTTGCCCTGATGGGCGGCCGCGCGGCCGAAGAGATGATTTTCGAGGACGTGACCACGGGCGCCCACAACGATATTGAACGTTCCACCATGATTGCCCGCGCCATGGTTTGCGAATACGGCATGAGCAAACTGCTCGGCCCGCAAAACCTTGGCAGCCACAACCAGCCCGTTTTCCTGGGGCAGGGCATTAGCGGCGCGCACGAACACAGCGAAGAAACCTCGCAGAAGATCGACCAGGAAGTGCAACGCATCCTCGCGGAGGCCTATGACAAATGCATGAAAATCCTGACCGACAACCGGGAGCAACTGGTGGCACTCTCCGAATTGCTGATCGAGCGCGAAGTGCTTGATTTTGCGGAAGTCGATTCCATCATGAAGACCGGCAAGCTCCCCGAGGGTTCCGAAAAAACCGAACCGCCCCCGATCGAGGAGGCCGCAGCGGACTCCGAAGCGGAACCGAAATCGGAAGCGGAAACGGAATAG
- the secA gene encoding preprotein translocase subunit SecA, which produces MNWILKKIVGSKNERDLKKMHPLVEKINAFDEEYKALSDDQLKAKTQEFKERLQKGETLESIELEAFAVVKNAARRLCGTVVEVIGHPIAWEMVHFDVQLIGGMAIHKGMIAEMATGEGKTLVATLPVYLNALSGKGAHVVTTSDYHSQRDSEWMGHLYTWLGLTVGCLKNMMPPPERREMYLRDITYGTNSEFGFDYLRDNMAYSPEDMVQQKGHNFAIVDEIDSILIDEARTPLIISGPAPYSSTQYEELQPAASRLVRRQRDLCTKLLKEAKDLLEEGEEDEAALRMYQVFEGMPKNKQLMHLIEDVSIRKLLEKTQMSMLSDMRKEQARQLRQELFFTIDEKGHDASLTEKGCEEMNPNDPEMYVLPDMVTAMAELDGETGLSPEELMEKRRSIQEDYAMRNERVHAVDQLIRAYSVYEKDVDYVVQDNQVIIVDEHTGRLMVGRRWSDGLHQAVEAKEGVTIERETQTLATITIQNYFRMYDKLSGMTGTAETEADEFHQIYGLDVMVIPTNRPVRRVDLNDQVYKTQREKFRAVIDDIKKAHANKQPVLVGTVAVETSEVLSRMLRRENIVHNVLNAKNHAREAEIVANAGQPGAVTIATNMAGRGTDIKLHESVIHLNREDLNSKSFSLDSKVDGKPLRKLLEERPCGLYVIASERHESRRIDRQLRGRSARQGDPGVTRFYVSLEDNLMRLFGSDRISNIMEKLGIEEGEVLEHPWLNKSIETAQRRVEQQNFMMRKRTLEYDDVMNAQRGEIYGFRSEALTSDDPRAQIYHSVEQAIASRSEDAVALKSVDGFHEFIIWVNTTFPLGMQASDLPAEKTQESLTACVMERVRKAYDLKARHEDTDALKRLERHMIIQSIDEHWQEYLRSMDSLRESVGLQAYGQRDPLVEYKREAYNLFMDLMDRIYEEIANTMFRSATSIEAIEDFFQSLSGMQVQHPQASALAAATAQAQAAAAHAPQRGAPPPGMGAPPPGMDLPQAPKPTPIRKNVPKAGRNDPCPCGSGRKYKKCCGAE; this is translated from the coding sequence ATGAATTGGATTTTAAAGAAGATCGTCGGCTCGAAGAACGAGCGCGACCTGAAAAAGATGCATCCGCTAGTCGAGAAGATCAATGCGTTCGACGAGGAATACAAGGCGCTCAGCGACGATCAGCTGAAGGCCAAGACCCAGGAATTCAAGGAGCGCCTGCAAAAGGGCGAGACCCTTGAAAGCATTGAATTGGAGGCCTTTGCGGTGGTAAAGAATGCGGCCCGCCGCCTGTGCGGGACGGTCGTGGAAGTCATCGGGCATCCTATTGCGTGGGAGATGGTGCACTTCGATGTCCAGCTCATCGGCGGCATGGCGATCCACAAGGGCATGATTGCGGAAATGGCAACGGGCGAAGGCAAGACCCTTGTGGCCACCCTCCCGGTCTACCTCAACGCACTCTCCGGAAAAGGTGCGCACGTCGTCACCACCTCCGACTACCACTCGCAACGCGACTCCGAATGGATGGGCCATCTCTACACGTGGCTCGGCCTGACCGTCGGCTGCCTGAAGAACATGATGCCGCCGCCGGAACGCCGCGAAATGTACCTGCGCGACATCACCTACGGCACCAATTCGGAATTCGGCTTCGACTACCTGCGCGACAACATGGCCTACAGCCCGGAAGACATGGTGCAGCAAAAGGGGCACAACTTCGCGATCGTCGACGAAATCGACTCGATCCTGATCGACGAAGCGCGTACGCCGCTGATTATTTCCGGCCCGGCCCCCTACTCCTCGACCCAATACGAAGAGCTGCAGCCCGCCGCATCGCGGCTGGTGCGCCGCCAGCGCGACCTCTGCACCAAGCTGCTGAAGGAAGCCAAGGACCTGCTCGAAGAGGGCGAAGAGGACGAAGCCGCCCTGCGCATGTACCAGGTGTTCGAAGGCATGCCGAAAAACAAGCAGCTGATGCACCTGATCGAAGATGTTTCGATCCGCAAACTGCTCGAAAAAACCCAGATGTCCATGCTTTCCGATATGCGCAAGGAACAGGCGCGCCAACTGCGGCAGGAACTCTTCTTCACGATCGATGAAAAGGGACACGACGCCAGCCTGACCGAAAAGGGCTGCGAGGAGATGAACCCGAACGATCCGGAAATGTATGTCCTTCCCGACATGGTTACCGCGATGGCCGAGCTGGACGGGGAGACCGGACTCTCCCCCGAGGAGCTCATGGAAAAGCGCCGCTCCATCCAGGAGGACTATGCGATGCGCAACGAGCGCGTCCACGCGGTCGACCAGCTGATCCGCGCCTACAGCGTCTATGAAAAGGACGTCGACTACGTGGTGCAGGACAACCAGGTGATCATCGTCGACGAGCATACCGGCCGCCTGATGGTCGGGCGCCGCTGGAGCGACGGCCTGCACCAGGCGGTCGAGGCCAAGGAAGGCGTAACGATCGAGCGCGAAACGCAAACGCTCGCCACCATCACCATCCAGAACTATTTCCGCATGTACGACAAACTCTCGGGCATGACCGGCACGGCCGAAACCGAGGCCGACGAATTCCACCAGATCTACGGACTCGACGTGATGGTGATTCCCACCAACCGCCCGGTTCGCCGCGTCGACCTCAACGACCAGGTCTACAAGACCCAGCGCGAAAAATTCCGCGCCGTCATCGACGACATCAAGAAGGCGCACGCCAACAAGCAGCCGGTGCTGGTGGGAACGGTGGCCGTTGAAACGTCCGAAGTCCTCAGCCGCATGCTGCGGCGCGAAAACATTGTGCACAACGTGCTCAACGCCAAGAACCATGCCCGTGAAGCCGAGATCGTGGCCAACGCCGGCCAGCCCGGCGCCGTGACCATTGCCACCAACATGGCCGGACGCGGCACCGACATCAAACTGCACGAAAGCGTGATCCACCTCAACCGGGAGGATCTCAACTCAAAAAGCTTCTCGCTGGATTCCAAGGTTGATGGAAAGCCGCTGCGCAAACTGCTTGAAGAGCGCCCGTGCGGCCTCTATGTGATTGCCTCCGAGCGCCACGAGTCGCGCCGCATCGACCGCCAGCTGCGCGGCCGCTCCGCCCGCCAGGGCGACCCGGGCGTGACGCGCTTCTACGTCTCGCTCGAAGACAACCTGATGCGCCTGTTCGGTTCCGACCGCATCTCGAACATCATGGAAAAACTCGGCATCGAGGAAGGCGAAGTGCTGGAGCACCCGTGGCTGAACAAATCGATCGAAACCGCCCAGCGGCGCGTCGAACAGCAAAACTTCATGATGCGCAAGCGCACGCTTGAATACGACGATGTGATGAATGCCCAACGTGGCGAGATCTACGGTTTCCGCTCCGAGGCGCTCACCAGCGACGACCCGCGCGCGCAGATCTACCATTCGGTCGAGCAGGCCATTGCCTCCCGTTCCGAGGATGCCGTTGCTTTGAAGAGCGTCGATGGGTTCCACGAATTCATCATTTGGGTGAACACCACGTTCCCGCTCGGCATGCAAGCCTCGGACCTTCCTGCGGAAAAGACCCAGGAAAGCCTGACCGCCTGCGTGATGGAACGCGTCAGGAAGGCCTACGACCTGAAAGCCCGCCACGAAGACACGGACGCCCTCAAGCGCCTTGAGCGCCACATGATCATCCAGTCGATCGACGAGCATTGGCAGGAATACCTGCGCAGCATGGACAGCCTGCGTGAAAGCGTCGGTCTCCAGGCCTATGGCCAGCGCGACCCGCTGGTGGAATACAAGCGCGAAGCCTACAACCTTTTCATGGATCTGATGGACCGCATCTACGAGGAGATCGCCAACACCATGTTCCGCTCGGCCACCTCCATCGAAGCGATCGAGGATTTTTTCCAGTCGCTTTCCGGCATGCAGGTGCAGCATCCGCAGGCCTCCGCCCTCGCCGCCGCAACGGCGCAGGCGCAAGCCGCCGCGGCCCATGCCCCGCAACGCGGCGCCCCGCCTCCGGGCATGGGTGCCCCGCCTCCGGGCATGGATTTGCCGCAGGCCCCCAAGCCCACGCCCATCCGGAAGAATGTCCCCAAGGCCGGCCGCAACGACCCCTGCCCCTGCGGCAGCGGACGCAAATACAAGAAGTGCTGCGGCGCTGAATAA
- the tilS gene encoding tRNA lysidine(34) synthetase TilS, with the protein MNLAVAIREAIDRHELIPDGANVVVGVSGGADSVALAHALHELGIRFTVAHVNHNLRGAESDADERFVRALGFPVEVKSVDVRALAQESGQSLEMAARQARHGFFAEFENAVIALAHHADDQAETFLLRLARGAGCEGLGGMAFKQEIGPIRLIRPMLEIPRETILQWLEEKELSWREDASNADETFLRNKVRHTVLPLLEKELNPGIRNTILRTMEILRAENEWMTAMQDGSESLAARRRTLRMWLFDQGAEEVSFDCIEKILSLMDAAAGTTVFELNERQRVVVEYGEPRFETGLCRPESLPCVRLTMETGTGWRKDHGKGAGVLPAEASFDAEKVGGSPIEVRGWRPGDRMEPLGMAGSRKLQDILTDQKVPREQRAGVPVVVCRNEIIWLPGYRTARGWDVRGRDGKAVHLRIEQNGTE; encoded by the coding sequence GTGAACCTTGCCGTTGCCATCCGCGAGGCGATTGATCGCCACGAACTGATCCCCGATGGCGCGAACGTGGTGGTCGGGGTTTCGGGCGGGGCCGACTCGGTTGCCTTGGCGCATGCGCTCCACGAGCTTGGAATCCGTTTCACCGTTGCGCATGTGAACCACAACCTGCGCGGCGCGGAATCGGATGCCGATGAACGCTTTGTTCGCGCGCTTGGATTTCCCGTTGAGGTGAAGTCGGTCGATGTCCGGGCGCTGGCCCAGGAAAGCGGGCAGTCGCTCGAGATGGCGGCGCGGCAGGCGCGGCACGGTTTTTTTGCGGAATTCGAGAACGCCGTGATTGCCCTCGCCCACCATGCGGACGACCAGGCCGAAACCTTTCTCCTCCGGCTTGCCCGGGGGGCGGGTTGCGAGGGCCTGGGCGGAATGGCCTTCAAACAAGAGATCGGCCCGATCCGGCTGATCCGTCCGATGCTGGAGATTCCGCGGGAAACCATTTTGCAGTGGCTCGAAGAAAAAGAGCTGTCCTGGCGGGAAGATGCCAGCAACGCCGACGAAACCTTCCTGCGGAACAAGGTGCGGCACACGGTGCTGCCTCTGCTCGAAAAGGAACTGAACCCGGGCATCCGCAACACCATTCTGCGAACGATGGAAATCCTGCGCGCCGAGAACGAGTGGATGACCGCGATGCAGGATGGGTCGGAATCCCTGGCCGCCCGGCGGCGAACGCTCCGGATGTGGCTGTTCGACCAAGGGGCTGAAGAGGTCTCCTTCGATTGCATCGAAAAGATCCTTTCGCTCATGGATGCGGCAGCAGGCACAACGGTTTTTGAGCTGAACGAACGGCAGCGCGTGGTGGTGGAATATGGGGAACCCCGCTTCGAGACCGGGTTGTGCAGGCCGGAAAGCCTGCCCTGCGTTCGGTTGACGATGGAGACGGGGACGGGCTGGCGGAAAGACCATGGCAAGGGCGCGGGCGTGCTTCCGGCGGAGGCCTCGTTCGATGCGGAGAAGGTCGGCGGATCGCCCATCGAGGTCCGTGGCTGGCGGCCCGGCGATCGGATGGAACCGCTGGGCATGGCGGGCAGCCGCAAACTGCAGGATATCCTGACCGACCAAAAGGTGCCCAGGGAGCAACGCGCAGGCGTTCCGGTCGTGGTGTGCAGGAATGAAATCATCTGGTTGCCGGGCTACCGGACGGCGCGCGGATGGGACGTGCGGGGACGGGATGGGAAAGCCGTGCATCTCCGCATTGAACAAAACGGCACCGAATGA
- a CDS encoding PTS sugar transporter subunit IIA encodes MNLINALRSECVMAQADCRTREEVLAAIAKLAKKSAVLANLEESVLLKGLADREELSTTGFGNGIAIPHCRLDGVEDFVVGILSVPDGVEFAAMDGAPVKLFVFIIAPSSSSNIHIKVLSAISQVLNVPANVEEMLQAPTGEVLAENFLRHVRDEADPKEHDNKNLFRVQIQDEELFQDVIKIFAGFNSSTVMVTEAEPAANYIHKMPLFAGFWSDKQAEFCKVILATVDKKDTNETIRRIEQKVGSLDERDDILLTVQELFYCAGNLNI; translated from the coding sequence ATGAACCTGATCAATGCCCTGAGAAGCGAATGCGTTATGGCCCAGGCCGACTGCCGCACGCGCGAAGAAGTCCTGGCCGCCATCGCCAAGCTGGCCAAAAAATCGGCCGTGCTGGCCAACCTGGAGGAATCGGTCCTGCTGAAAGGGCTGGCCGACCGCGAGGAGCTGAGCACCACCGGCTTTGGCAACGGCATCGCGATCCCCCACTGCCGGCTCGATGGCGTGGAGGATTTCGTAGTGGGCATCCTGTCGGTTCCCGATGGCGTCGAATTCGCCGCCATGGATGGCGCGCCGGTCAAACTGTTCGTTTTCATCATTGCCCCGTCCAGCAGCTCGAACATCCATATCAAGGTGCTTTCGGCCATCTCGCAGGTGCTCAACGTCCCCGCGAACGTGGAGGAAATGCTGCAGGCGCCCACCGGTGAAGTACTGGCGGAAAACTTCCTGCGCCACGTGCGCGACGAAGCCGACCCGAAAGAGCACGACAACAAGAACCTGTTCCGCGTCCAGATCCAGGACGAGGAGCTGTTCCAGGACGTGATCAAGATCTTCGCCGGCTTCAACTCATCGACCGTCATGGTTACCGAAGCCGAGCCTGCCGCGAACTATATCCACAAAATGCCGCTCTTCGCCGGCTTCTGGAGCGACAAGCAGGCGGAATTCTGCAAGGTGATTCTCGCAACCGTCGACAAGAAGGACACCAACGAAACGATCCGCCGCATTGAGCAGAAGGTTGGTTCGCTGGACGAGCGCGACGACATCCTGTTGACCGTCCAGGAACTGTTCTACTGCGCCGGCAACCTCAACATCTAG
- a CDS encoding cation:proton antiporter, which produces MSAPALEHAAEASAGMPQLFTLVGIMLIVCFYAGKLIKKTSLPSLIGYMLVGALFGPSFKKYGMELFTEPVLESLAFVTQVALGFVAFSIGSELSMKSLKRLGHGIVWIIFAESFTAFFVVTGLIYAVTRDLPMALIFGSMAPASAPAGTVAIIQEYKASGSLTQALYAVVGFDDGLAIIIFGFAAAISKSLLLAETPGHVSEGFFQMLKAPTIEIILSIGVGTVLGFVLAQLVRFVKNSRDMLIVVFGLITLGTGLSMLWHLSLILTNMVIGFVLINTRRESLVHKVTAPLLEIMPLTFVLFFCLAGAHLQVSALPSLGLIGIVYILGRSGGLIGGARLGAIFGHVEDKIKKYVGLGILSQAGVAIGLSLIVGAEFAGLGAIGENGIAHGNMIGTKVITTITATCIVFEIIGPILAKYALGKAGELGKATR; this is translated from the coding sequence ATGTCAGCACCCGCTCTCGAACACGCCGCCGAAGCCTCCGCCGGAATGCCCCAACTTTTCACGCTGGTGGGCATCATGCTTATCGTCTGCTTCTACGCGGGCAAGCTCATCAAGAAAACCTCGTTGCCCTCGCTGATTGGCTACATGCTCGTCGGGGCGCTTTTCGGCCCCTCGTTCAAGAAATACGGGATGGAGCTGTTTACCGAACCGGTGCTGGAAAGCCTGGCCTTCGTCACCCAGGTGGCGCTCGGCTTCGTGGCCTTCAGCATTGGTTCCGAGCTCAGCATGAAATCGCTCAAGCGGCTCGGCCACGGGATTGTCTGGATCATCTTCGCCGAATCGTTCACCGCCTTCTTCGTTGTGACCGGGCTCATCTACGCCGTTACGCGCGACCTGCCCATGGCCCTGATCTTCGGCTCGATGGCCCCCGCCAGCGCACCGGCCGGCACGGTGGCCATCATCCAGGAATACAAGGCCAGCGGCAGCCTGACCCAAGCCCTCTACGCCGTGGTCGGGTTCGACGACGGCCTGGCCATCATCATTTTCGGTTTTGCGGCCGCCATTTCCAAAAGCCTGTTGCTGGCCGAAACCCCCGGGCATGTTTCCGAAGGCTTTTTCCAGATGCTCAAGGCCCCCACCATCGAAATCATCCTGAGTATCGGGGTGGGCACCGTCCTCGGCTTTGTGCTGGCCCAGCTGGTCCGCTTCGTAAAGAACTCGCGCGACATGCTGATTGTTGTTTTTGGCCTGATCACCCTTGGCACGGGGCTCTCCATGCTGTGGCACCTGTCGCTGATCCTCACCAACATGGTGATTGGTTTCGTGCTGATCAACACCCGCCGCGAATCGCTCGTTCACAAGGTTACGGCACCGTTGCTCGAAATCATGCCGCTCACCTTCGTGCTCTTTTTCTGCCTGGCCGGCGCCCACCTGCAGGTCTCCGCGCTGCCCAGCCTAGGCCTCATCGGCATCGTCTACATCCTTGGCCGCTCCGGCGGGCTGATCGGCGGCGCGCGCCTCGGCGCCATCTTCGGCCACGTCGAAGATAAGATTAAGAAATATGTCGGCCTCGGCATCCTCTCGCAGGCCGGGGTGGCCATTGGCCTCTCATTGATCGTCGGCGCCGAATTTGCCGGACTGGGTGCGATTGGCGAAAACGGCATTGCCCATGGCAACATGATCGGCACCAAGGTCATCACCACCATCACCGCCACCTGCATCGTCTTCGAAATCATCGGCCCCATCCTCGCCAAATATGCCCTCGGCAAAGCCGGCGAACTCGGCAAGGCCACGCGGTAG